One genomic segment of Streptomyces sp. TLI_146 includes these proteins:
- a CDS encoding xanthine dehydrogenase family protein molybdopterin-binding subunit: MTTTAGSPRAVGAVGTAHTRVEGRDKVTGAARYAGEVPFADLAHGWLVVSTVARGSIRSVESAPVLAMPGVLTVLHHGNAPRVDADYTGLLGKPDPIVGLFQSDRVPCAGWPVALVVAETSEQAREAAEALVVRYETEPHDIEFAPDRPGTYTPEPRETMETGKGDLERELAASAVVVDARYSTPEEHHHPMEPHAATVRWDGGRLEVHDSNQGSKWVADELARLFSLDPASVRVLSEHIGGGFGSKGVRPHQVAAAMAATVLHRPVRVVLTRRQMFSLVGYRSPTAHRVRLGADADGRLRAFGHDAQNLTSTVKEFVEQSAAYGRVMYGADAHRTANRLVRLDVPTPTWMRAPGEAPGSFAVESALDELAERCGIDPIELRARNEPAAGPVSGLPFAGRNLLACFEEGARRFGWAERDPRPGVRREGRWLLGTGTAAATFPAGAAPSTAAVTAQPDGTFTVRISAADIGTGARTALTLIAADALEVEPGRVQVRIGDSDFGPAMIAGGSTGTRSWAWAIMAAAAELRERLALGGDIPPEGVTARSDTSAAIAALPEKERHSYGAQFAEVAVDTTSGEVRVRRMLGIFAAGRIVNPLTARGQFVGGMTWGISMALHEEAVRDRASGAHVGPDLAGYHFAAHADVPRIEADWVDDPDADDPVGIKGIGEIGIVGAAAAIANAVWHATGVRYRDLPIRPDRVLSAGTRTGTGIGTGPDGSRRA, translated from the coding sequence ATGACCACGACCGCCGGATCCCCCCGGGCCGTCGGCGCCGTGGGGACCGCCCACACCCGCGTCGAGGGCCGCGACAAGGTCACCGGGGCGGCCCGCTACGCCGGGGAGGTCCCGTTCGCCGACCTCGCCCATGGCTGGCTGGTGGTGTCGACCGTCGCGCGCGGCAGCATCCGCTCGGTGGAGAGTGCCCCGGTCCTCGCCATGCCGGGCGTCCTCACCGTCCTGCACCACGGCAACGCGCCGCGCGTCGACGCCGACTACACGGGCCTGCTGGGGAAGCCCGACCCGATCGTCGGGCTCTTCCAGAGCGACCGGGTGCCGTGCGCGGGCTGGCCGGTGGCGCTGGTCGTCGCCGAGACCTCCGAACAGGCCAGGGAGGCCGCCGAGGCGCTGGTCGTCCGGTACGAGACGGAGCCGCACGACATCGAGTTCGCCCCGGACCGGCCCGGTACGTACACCCCGGAGCCGCGCGAGACCATGGAGACCGGCAAGGGGGACCTGGAGCGCGAGCTCGCCGCGTCCGCCGTCGTCGTGGACGCGCGGTACAGCACGCCGGAGGAGCACCACCACCCCATGGAGCCGCACGCGGCGACGGTCCGCTGGGACGGCGGCCGCCTCGAGGTCCACGACTCCAACCAGGGCAGCAAGTGGGTGGCCGACGAGCTCGCCAGGCTGTTCTCGCTCGACCCGGCCTCGGTGCGCGTGCTGTCCGAGCACATCGGCGGCGGCTTTGGATCCAAGGGCGTCCGTCCCCACCAGGTGGCCGCGGCGATGGCCGCGACCGTGCTGCACCGCCCGGTCCGCGTCGTACTGACCCGCCGTCAGATGTTCTCCCTCGTCGGCTACCGCAGCCCCACGGCGCACCGGGTCAGGCTGGGCGCCGACGCCGACGGACGGCTGCGCGCCTTCGGGCACGACGCCCAGAACCTCACCTCCACCGTCAAGGAGTTCGTCGAGCAGAGCGCCGCGTACGGACGCGTGATGTACGGCGCCGACGCGCACCGCACCGCCAACCGGCTGGTGCGGCTCGACGTGCCGACGCCGACCTGGATGCGCGCGCCGGGCGAGGCCCCCGGGTCGTTCGCCGTGGAGTCCGCGCTCGACGAGCTCGCCGAGCGGTGCGGCATCGACCCGATCGAGCTGCGCGCCCGCAACGAGCCGGCCGCCGGACCCGTCTCCGGGCTGCCGTTCGCGGGCCGCAATCTGCTCGCCTGCTTCGAGGAGGGCGCCCGCAGGTTCGGCTGGGCGGAGCGCGACCCGCGTCCGGGAGTGCGCCGCGAAGGGCGCTGGCTGCTGGGGACCGGCACGGCGGCGGCCACCTTCCCGGCGGGCGCCGCCCCCTCCACCGCGGCCGTCACGGCGCAGCCGGACGGCACCTTCACCGTACGGATCAGCGCGGCCGACATCGGGACGGGCGCGCGCACCGCGCTGACCCTGATCGCGGCGGACGCGCTGGAGGTCGAGCCCGGCCGGGTCCAGGTGCGCATCGGGGACAGCGACTTCGGCCCCGCGATGATCGCCGGCGGCTCGACGGGCACCCGCTCCTGGGCCTGGGCGATCATGGCGGCCGCGGCCGAGCTGCGCGAACGGCTGGCGCTCGGCGGCGACATCCCGCCCGAGGGCGTCACGGCGCGCTCGGACACCTCCGCCGCGATCGCCGCGCTGCCCGAGAAGGAGCGGCACTCGTACGGGGCGCAGTTCGCGGAGGTCGCCGTGGACACCACCAGCGGCGAAGTCCGGGTCCGGCGCATGCTCGGCATCTTCGCCGCGGGCCGGATCGTCAACCCGTTGACCGCACGCGGGCAGTTCGTCGGCGGTATGACCTGGGGCATCTCCATGGCGCTGCACGAGGAGGCGGTCCGCGACCGGGCCTCGGGCGCCCATGTCGGGCCGGACCTCGCGGGCTACCACTTCGCCGCGCACGCCGATGTGCCGCGGATCGAGGCGGACTGGGTCGACGACCCGGACGCGGACGACCCGGTCGGGATCAAGGGCATCGGGGAGATCGGGATCGTCGGGGCCGCGGCGGCGATCGCCAACGCCGTCTGGCACGCGACCGGCGTCCGCTACCGCGACCTCCCCATCCGCCCCGACCGCGTCCTGTCGGCCGGGACGAGGACCGGGACAGGGATCGGGACTGGGCCGGACGGGAGCCGGCGTGCTTGA
- a CDS encoding xanthine dehydrogenase family protein subunit M, translating into MREFGYRRAVDVPGAVALLGAEPEARYLGGGTNLVDLMKSGVERPALLVDVRELPLDRVEATEDGGLRIGATVTNSDLAAHPEVRRRYPALAQAVLAGASGQLRNMATVGGNLLQRTRCGYFTDLAAPCNKRAPGSGCSAVEGEHHNHAILGASAHCVAVHPSDMGVALAAFDAVVSYETADGPGELPLDAFYLPVGDSPHRETALPPGALITAVTLPPALVAALSRYRKVRERASYAFAIGSIAAALDVRDGVVHEVRLAFGAVASRPWRARTAERALTGGPVSADAFAAAADAELAAAEALPHNGYKVTLMRNLVVAVLTELAEEAAR; encoded by the coding sequence ATGAGGGAGTTCGGCTACCGGCGCGCCGTCGACGTTCCCGGCGCGGTGGCGCTGCTCGGCGCCGAACCCGAGGCGCGCTACCTCGGCGGCGGCACCAACCTCGTCGACCTGATGAAGTCCGGTGTGGAGCGGCCCGCGCTCCTCGTCGACGTACGCGAACTGCCCCTCGACCGCGTCGAGGCGACCGAGGACGGCGGGCTGCGCATCGGCGCGACCGTCACCAACAGCGACCTCGCCGCCCACCCCGAAGTGCGCCGCCGCTACCCGGCGTTGGCGCAGGCGGTCCTGGCCGGGGCGTCGGGCCAGCTGCGCAACATGGCCACGGTCGGCGGCAACCTCCTCCAGCGCACCCGCTGCGGCTACTTCACCGACCTCGCCGCCCCCTGCAACAAGCGTGCCCCCGGCAGCGGCTGCTCCGCCGTCGAGGGCGAGCATCACAACCACGCGATCCTCGGCGCCTCCGCGCACTGCGTGGCCGTCCACCCCTCGGACATGGGGGTCGCGCTCGCCGCCTTCGACGCCGTCGTCTCCTACGAAACGGCCGACGGGCCCGGCGAGTTGCCGCTCGACGCGTTCTACCTCCCGGTCGGCGACAGCCCGCACCGGGAGACCGCGCTGCCGCCCGGCGCGCTGATCACCGCGGTGACCCTGCCGCCCGCGCTGGTCGCCGCCCTCTCGCGCTACCGCAAGGTGCGCGAGCGCGCCTCGTACGCCTTCGCGATCGGCTCGATCGCCGCCGCCCTGGACGTGCGCGACGGCGTCGTCCACGAAGTGCGCCTGGCCTTCGGCGCGGTCGCGTCCCGGCCGTGGCGGGCCCGTACCGCCGAGCGGGCGCTGACGGGGGGACCGGTGAGCGCGGACGCCTTCGCCGCCGCGGCCGACGCGGAGCTCGCGGCCGCCGAGGCGCTGCCCCACAACGGATACAAGGTGACGCTGATGCGCAATCTCGTCGTGGCCGTGCTCACCGAACTCGCCGAGGAGGCCGCCCGATGA
- a CDS encoding (2Fe-2S)-binding protein has product MTPSTSSAITLNINGEKHTLPVDHRTTLLDALRERLDLTGTKKGCDQGQCGACTVLIDGRRAVSCLQLAVAAEGREITTIEGVADGDRLHPVQQAFLDLDGYQCGYCTPGQICSALAVIEEHAAGWPSAVTADVRPEAGVPQLTAEEIRERMSGNLCRCGAYVSIVEAVARAAGTAQGPAAGAEAAA; this is encoded by the coding sequence ATGACCCCATCGACGTCCAGCGCCATCACCTTGAACATCAACGGCGAGAAGCACACGCTGCCCGTCGACCACCGCACCACGCTGCTCGACGCCCTGCGCGAGCGCCTCGATCTGACCGGTACGAAGAAGGGGTGCGACCAGGGGCAGTGCGGGGCCTGCACCGTACTGATCGACGGGCGCCGTGCCGTCTCCTGCCTCCAGCTCGCGGTGGCCGCCGAGGGGCGCGAGATCACCACCATCGAGGGCGTCGCGGACGGCGACCGGCTCCACCCCGTACAGCAGGCCTTCCTCGATCTCGACGGCTACCAGTGCGGCTACTGCACGCCGGGGCAGATCTGTTCGGCCCTCGCCGTGATCGAGGAGCACGCGGCGGGCTGGCCGAGCGCCGTGACCGCCGACGTGCGGCCGGAGGCGGGCGTGCCGCAGCTGACCGCGGAGGAGATCCGCGAGCGGATGAGCGGCAACCTGTGCCGCTGCGGCGCCTATGTCTCGATCGTCGAAGCGGTGGCGCGGGCAGCCGGGACAGCCCAGGGCCCGGCGGCCGGGGCGGAGGCGGCGGCATGA
- a CDS encoding TetR/AcrR family transcriptional regulator: MQQRKDAPLRSDAQRNRERILEVALAELTRSADAPLSAIAKKAGVGQGTFYRHFPNREALVLEVYRYEVQQLGETAAQLLETRAPDRALREWMDRFAQYSMAKAGLADALGKATARGTLAALGHGPVTAAITLLLNANDEAGTIRPGVTPDDFVLAIAGLWQIDPHSDWQPRAARLLDLVMDGLRAGAPGAGARG, translated from the coding sequence GTGCAGCAGAGGAAGGACGCGCCGTTGCGCTCGGACGCGCAGCGGAACCGCGAGCGCATCCTGGAGGTGGCGCTCGCCGAGCTGACCCGTTCGGCCGACGCCCCGCTGAGCGCGATCGCCAAGAAGGCGGGGGTCGGGCAGGGGACGTTCTACCGCCACTTCCCCAACCGCGAGGCGCTCGTCCTGGAGGTCTACCGGTACGAGGTGCAGCAGCTCGGCGAGACCGCGGCCCAGCTCCTCGAAACCCGCGCCCCGGACCGGGCCCTGCGGGAGTGGATGGACCGCTTCGCCCAGTACTCGATGGCCAAGGCGGGCCTCGCCGACGCGCTGGGCAAGGCCACCGCCCGGGGCACCCTGGCCGCGCTCGGCCACGGGCCGGTGACCGCGGCGATCACGCTGCTCCTGAACGCCAACGACGAGGCGGGCACCATCCGCCCGGGCGTGACCCCCGACGACTTCGTCCTCGCCATCGCCGGACTCTGGCAGATCGACCCGCACAGCGACTGGCAGCCCCGCGCCGCCCGCCTCCTCGACCTCGTCATGGACGGGCTGCGGGCGGGGGCGCCGGGCGCCGGGGCTCGCGGCTGA
- a CDS encoding YjbQ family protein — protein sequence MSVFTTRVLRLTTGTSETVTDLTGECERFLREAAGGGDGLLNVFVPHATAGIAVIETGAGSDDDLLAALHTLLPADDRWQHRHGSPGHGRDHVLPAFVPPHATLPVVAGRLELGTWQSVCLVDTNKDNPERQVRLSFLG from the coding sequence ATGTCCGTCTTCACCACGCGCGTTCTGCGCCTCACCACCGGAACGTCCGAGACCGTCACCGATCTGACCGGGGAGTGCGAGCGGTTCCTCCGCGAGGCGGCCGGCGGCGGCGACGGCCTCCTGAACGTCTTCGTGCCCCACGCCACCGCCGGGATCGCGGTCATCGAGACCGGCGCGGGCAGCGACGACGACCTGCTGGCCGCGCTGCACACGCTCCTTCCGGCCGACGACCGCTGGCAGCACCGCCACGGCAGCCCCGGCCACGGCCGCGACCATGTGCTGCCCGCGTTCGTGCCGCCGCACGCGACGCTGCCGGTGGTCGCGGGGCGGCTGGAGCTGGGCACCTGGCAGTCGGTGTGCCTGGTCGACACGAACAAGGACAACCCGGAGCGGCAGGTGCGGTTGAGTTTCCTCGGCTGA